The genomic interval AAATGAAGATATTTGTTTCTTTCTTTTATATGCCAACCTGCAATAGCCATCTCAATTTTTGACAAGAAGTATAATCCCATCGGCGCATGCTCGGCTCACAGCATAATCAGCCTTCTTTTGCCCGGGCATTTTATCCCAGCCGCCCTTTTCAATGAATTCAGATCTCTTCCAGTAACCTGCCTCCTCAAATTCTTTGAGTTTCTCCTCTTGGTTCGGTTCTTTCTTAAATTGGGCGACGCAGATCGCTGCCTGACTCGCCAAAACCGCCTCTGCAGTCATCGTTTGGGTCGTGCCGGCGGTTGTCCAGCCTCCCCACGCAAAACCGATGATTATTGCGATGACTGCCCCAACGACTATCCCCCAACTTCCAAACTTAACTTTCCCTTCAGTTTCCGGTTTCATTGATAATACCTCCTTGAATTTTGTTGTGATATTTTTGCCAGTGATGACCCTGGGACCAATGCGTAGGCTGAGGTGATCGGCTCCGGTGATGTTTATCTTAATAAATATATCGTTTGCATATTCTACAGTATTGATCAGTCAGTTTCTTTTTTTTCTTACGGAATTGACAGCTTCGATTCCTTCAGAATTTGAGACCGTAAAGATTTGAATTTTCAATGGCTCACATAAAAGGGTCTTTGATCCAAGCAAAACACCGAATCGATGCGACCTTAGATGATGTTCCAGATCTTCACGGGTTTCCCACTCCTCTATCAGGCTGAAAAGATTCTTGTCTTCGATATCACAAAAGACGGCATAGCTCAGACAACCCGCTTCCTTTCCCGTTGGCTCGATCATGGAGAGAAGCGTTTGCGAAACCTCCAGCTGTTTTTCCGGAAGTACGTTCATATTTATCCTGACAATGATCATGAAAGCTCTCCTCGCCGTAGAGCAGAACACTCCACGGTAAAAACACGTGATAGCGAGACTATAGATCCGCCGGTAGGGGCCACTTCTGAAAATTTAAGGATTGATCGTTTGCCGATGCCGGCAGTCGTTGCTCATAGGCTATTTTTCATTATCAGTGCGGAACAGCTGTCTATAACACGGCTATCAGGCTCCTTCTCAAAAGGCATTGTTGCCCATCCCTGATCTTTGATATATTGATCTCTTTTCCAGTAATCGGTTTCTTTGAATTCTTTCAGTTTTTTGTCTCTCTCCGGATCCTGATTAAATTGCGCAACACAAATCGGCGTCATACGATCGGCAACGGCAGTTTGCGCCATTTTTTCAGCCATATTCAGAGAGTTACTTCCTAAAACCCATCCGCCCCAGGCAAAGCCGATAATCATTGTTACAATTGCACCACCAACAGCACTCCACACACCTGTTGTGATTTTATCTTTGCTCACTTGATTCATTGGATACCTCCTTTTACGGTTAAGCGAATTGATAGCTGACATCTAGATGTTCAAGTTTCGTGCCATGGAAGCCAGATCTCTGTTTATTTACACAAGACACTGATTTTTTAATGTGTTTTTTATAAAAAGGAGCGCCTGTGGATTGGTGAGCGGTTGTAAAGTCTGGCCATATATAACCAATGGTCATATATGGCCAGACTTGCTCTCTTTGGCGCGGTCGGATC from Desulfobacterales bacterium carries:
- a CDS encoding putative quinol monooxygenase, which translates into the protein MIIVRINMNVLPEKQLEVSQTLLSMIEPTGKEAGCLSYAVFCDIEDKNLFSLIEEWETREDLEHHLRSHRFGVLLGSKTLLCEPLKIQIFTVSNSEGIEAVNSVRKKRN